The Arachis hypogaea cultivar Tifrunner chromosome 19, arahy.Tifrunner.gnm2.J5K5, whole genome shotgun sequence genome has a window encoding:
- the LOC112778823 gene encoding uncharacterized mitochondrial protein AtMg00860-like — translation MDYMNRIFHPYLDKFVVVFIDDILIYSKTEDEHAEHLQTVLQILKDRKLYAKLSKCEFWKSEVKFLGHVVSKQGIAMDPAKVEAMMNWEQPTSVTEIRSFLGLEGYYRRFIKGFSQLALPLTKLTRKDVPFEWTPECEESFLALKQRLTTAPVLVLPEPREPFKVYCDASLKGLGCVLMQHHKVVAYASRQLRPHERNYPTHDLELAAIVFALKIWRHYLYGVKF, via the coding sequence atggattacatgaacagaattTTCCATCCATATTTGGAtaagtttgttgttgtgtttATTGACGACATTCTTATCTATTCTAAGACAGAGGATGAACATGCAGAACACTTGCAAACAGTGCTACAAATTCTGAAGGATAGGAAGCTATATGCCAAGCTAtccaagtgtgagttttggaagtctGAAGTAAAATTTCTTGGTCATGTAGTGAGTAAGCAAGGAATAGCAatggatcctgctaaggttgaGGCGATGATGAATTGGGAGCAGCCAActtcagtgacggaaatcaggagTTTCTTAGGCTTGGAGGGTTATTATCGAAGGTTTATCAAAGGGTTTTCACAGCTCGCTTTGCCCTTGACCAAGCTAACCAGGAAGGATGTCCCTTTTGAATGGACTCccgagtgcgaggagagcttccTTGCCTTAAAGCAGAGACTGACTACCGCCCCTGTATTAGTGTTGCCTGAGCCGAGAGAACCATTcaaggtgtactgtgatgcatccttGAAAGGTTTAGGATGCGtattgatgcagcatcataaggtTGTAGCTTATGCCTCACGTCAGTTAAGGCCACATGAAAGAAACTATCCAACTCATGATTTGGAACTTGCAGCCATTGTCTTTGCCTTGAAGATTTGGAGACATTATCTCTATGGAGTGAAATTTTAA
- the LOC112778824 gene encoding uncharacterized protein has protein sequence MAYLPPLYRIEILALHHGSGRIRPVAYRIALPPHLSNLHDVFHVSQLRKYAFDPSHVLELESVQVREDLTLPVTPVRIDDTSIKRLRGKEVSLVKVAWSQAGIEEHTWELESEMRKDYPYLFSGNSI, from the exons ATGGCGTACCTTCCACCATTGTATCGGATAGAGATCCTCGCTTTACATCACGGTTCTGGG AGAATTAGACCAGTGGCGTATAGGATCGCGTTACCACCACATCTTTCGAACCTTCATGACGTGTTCCACGTATCGCAGCTTCGTAAATACGCTTTTGATCCTAGCCATGTCTTAGAACTGGAATCAGTCCAAGTAAGAGAAGATCTGACGCTTCCAGTAACTCCGGTTAGGATTGATGATACCAGCATTAAGCGTCTACGCGGAAAGGAGGTTTCCTTAgtgaaagtagcttggagtcaGGCTGGTATTGAAGAACATACCTGGGAGCTTGAATCAGAGATGCGGAAGGACTACCCAtacctcttttcaggtaactccatctga